The following are encoded together in the Capsulimonas corticalis genome:
- a CDS encoding tetratricopeptide repeat protein — translation MPILIAIYLVGLIAWWSIRKFLNQREAQRRQDAESALQRRISQDPGNMAVYEGLGDSYRSGGRLNDALGAYQKALEVAGDRPSAGVQYKIRQIQMDIDASGRKMTRSSGRGAGRAKDLINCVFCGAGNPLTSRRCEECGKELLHDTFLSALETIWTDKIQRKKMLEAIAIISIPVLCIAFAANLSLEVKGVLIISAVVVGGWVFLHSFSGDRH, via the coding sequence TTGCCGATTCTGATCGCTATTTATCTTGTGGGCCTGATTGCGTGGTGGTCCATTCGGAAATTTCTGAATCAACGCGAGGCGCAGCGCCGTCAGGACGCCGAGTCGGCGCTCCAGCGGCGGATTAGCCAGGATCCCGGCAATATGGCGGTTTATGAGGGTTTGGGGGATTCCTATCGCTCGGGAGGACGCCTGAACGACGCTCTTGGCGCGTATCAAAAGGCGCTGGAGGTGGCGGGCGATCGTCCCAGCGCCGGCGTCCAGTACAAAATCCGTCAGATTCAAATGGATATCGACGCGTCAGGACGCAAAATGACCCGATCTTCTGGACGCGGAGCAGGCAGGGCGAAGGATTTGATCAACTGCGTTTTCTGCGGAGCCGGCAATCCCCTGACCAGCCGGAGGTGTGAAGAGTGTGGAAAAGAACTGCTCCACGACACATTTCTTTCGGCGCTGGAGACGATTTGGACGGACAAAATCCAGCGCAAGAAGATGCTGGAAGCGATTGCGATTATCAGCATCCCAGTGCTGTGCATCGCGTTCGCCGCCAATCTCTCCTTGGAGGTCAAAGGCGTGCTGATCATCAGCGCGGTCGTTGTGGGCGGCTGGGTGTTTTTGCACTCGTTCTCGGGGGATCGCCACTGA
- a CDS encoding TolB family protein: protein MQRLFAQILIPFTFASLAVPAVAERDIVFAARYYAKPGVRQTTYFHLYRINPDGSGRTLLTSGKHDDTVPRWSPDGRWIAFTRDNNQLCVIRAVGGSLRVVCSNNYHPKNGASVYINFNEAKWLPDSRHLLLPADASKASLIVDAGSGGSRALPAPILDATVSPFGPRVCVLGADGVIYIADAGASALKKLVSLSGELLYPAWLTPKVVVGTVESEGDAADSLAAYDATSGKKLWGGVVTLRKPVNSDLGQSYRGTIAIPGDTQSFILANDVSNSTVRPDNDYYRVQTKTCKASLWLPDSQCLVFSPKGKRYVTSSARDISPYGPKRGGRQPGVWTAQLCVGATVTDPKPRAIVQGLVWVLDADWRK, encoded by the coding sequence ATGCAGCGCCTATTCGCACAAATCCTTATTCCCTTCACGTTCGCCTCGCTTGCCGTTCCCGCCGTCGCCGAACGGGATATCGTCTTCGCCGCCCGCTACTACGCCAAGCCCGGCGTCCGTCAAACGACCTATTTCCACCTGTATCGGATCAACCCCGACGGCTCAGGGCGCACGCTGCTGACCTCTGGAAAACATGACGACACGGTCCCGCGCTGGTCGCCCGACGGCCGCTGGATCGCCTTCACCCGCGACAATAACCAGCTTTGCGTCATTCGCGCCGTCGGCGGTTCGCTGCGTGTGGTCTGCTCCAACAATTACCATCCAAAGAACGGCGCCAGCGTCTATATCAACTTTAACGAGGCCAAATGGCTTCCCGATTCCCGCCACTTGCTGCTGCCCGCCGATGCGTCCAAAGCCTCCCTGATTGTTGACGCCGGGTCCGGAGGCAGCCGCGCCTTGCCTGCCCCGATTCTTGACGCCACTGTTTCCCCCTTTGGCCCCCGCGTCTGTGTCCTCGGCGCCGACGGCGTCATCTATATCGCCGACGCCGGGGCGTCGGCACTCAAAAAGCTCGTCTCACTCTCCGGCGAGCTGCTCTATCCCGCCTGGCTTACGCCGAAAGTGGTGGTGGGAACGGTGGAAAGCGAGGGAGACGCCGCAGACTCTTTGGCGGCATACGACGCCACGTCGGGCAAAAAGCTCTGGGGCGGCGTGGTTACGCTCAGGAAGCCGGTCAACAGCGACCTCGGCCAAAGCTATCGCGGAACGATTGCGATTCCGGGCGACACGCAATCGTTCATCCTCGCCAACGACGTCAGCAACAGCACCGTCCGTCCCGATAACGATTACTATCGGGTTCAAACCAAGACCTGCAAAGCATCGCTCTGGCTGCCCGATAGTCAATGCCTCGTCTTCTCGCCCAAAGGGAAGCGTTACGTCACATCCTCCGCCAGAGATATCTCCCCTTACGGCCCCAAGCGCGGCGGCCGCCAGCCCGGAGTCTGGACCGCTCAGTTGTGTGTCGGCGCCACCGTCACCGACCCAAAGCCGCGCGCCATCGTGCAAGGATTAGTTTGGGTGCTGGACGCGGATTGGCGGAAGTAA
- a CDS encoding type II toxin-antitoxin system PemK/MazF family toxin — protein sequence MVPSVVGAVVVVPFPFTDLSDAKRRPAIVLADAGRGDWILCQMTSKAYADPNAIFIADTDFVIGSLRSSGFARPSKLFTASSNLILSEAGVLDPETFRRIREAVISLFQA from the coding sequence GTGGTCCCATCTGTAGTTGGCGCAGTCGTCGTTGTCCCGTTTCCGTTTACTGATCTCTCCGACGCCAAGCGGCGCCCAGCCATTGTGTTAGCTGACGCTGGTCGCGGCGACTGGATACTCTGCCAAATGACCAGTAAGGCCTATGCCGACCCAAACGCCATTTTTATTGCCGATACAGACTTCGTGATTGGTTCTCTGCGAAGCTCTGGATTCGCTCGCCCCTCCAAGCTTTTTACCGCCAGCTCTAACCTCATTCTCTCGGAAGCCGGCGTTCTCGATCCCGAAACGTTCCGGCGGATAAGAGAAGCCGTAATTTCGCTGTTTCAAGCTTAA
- the ggt gene encoding gamma-glutamyltransferase, which produces MANQTRTPLRVARSAMVATGNAIATMVGVEILRAGGHAIDAAVAIGAAMVVLEPERSHLGGDVFLQYWDAGARRAHALNGSGAAPSGATREAMGDIIPMRGIRASAIPGVVDGWLTAQDNWGVMTASEALEPAIALAEDGYALGARQAALMQEYSGLWDIFPETAAALVPQNPRRGATLYQPLLAATLRDIAQGGRAAFYQGDFAKKLVAYSDANAGFFTLADLKNHRCEIADPIWTTYRGVTVTEQPPVSQGHLLLQMLNMIEGFDMAALDPEGAEAVHRMAEAKKLAFADRLAYMGDVPDTPLETLISKAYAERRRDRINPKAAAARFTAGRLGDPANYGTDTTSFCVIDEHGNAVTMIQSIFHPYGSGVVIPGTGVLMNNRMTGFSLEPSHPNALAPGKRPMHTLNTYMLLKDNDLWGIGGTPGGDFQVQTNLQVISQIIDHGRDPQEAIESPKWRVADDGPGLTVEPSLPLDACYSLRKLGHDLTVGAPWSGSCASQVILKDLENDVLLGGSDPRVEGLALGY; this is translated from the coding sequence ATGGCTAACCAAACCCGAACGCCGCTGCGCGTCGCGCGCAGCGCGATGGTCGCCACCGGAAACGCGATCGCGACCATGGTGGGGGTGGAGATTCTGCGCGCCGGCGGCCACGCCATCGACGCCGCCGTGGCGATCGGCGCCGCGATGGTGGTGCTGGAGCCCGAGCGCTCGCATCTGGGGGGCGACGTCTTTCTACAATACTGGGACGCCGGCGCCCGCCGCGCTCACGCCCTGAACGGCAGCGGCGCCGCGCCAAGCGGCGCGACCCGGGAAGCGATGGGCGACATTATCCCGATGCGCGGCATCCGCGCGTCCGCCATTCCCGGAGTCGTCGACGGCTGGCTCACGGCCCAGGACAATTGGGGCGTGATGACCGCCTCCGAAGCGCTGGAGCCCGCCATCGCCTTGGCCGAGGATGGCTACGCGCTCGGCGCAAGACAGGCCGCGCTGATGCAGGAATACAGCGGTCTGTGGGACATCTTCCCGGAGACGGCCGCCGCGCTGGTCCCGCAAAATCCGCGCCGGGGCGCGACGCTCTATCAGCCTCTGCTGGCCGCCACGCTGCGCGACATCGCCCAGGGCGGCCGCGCCGCCTTCTATCAAGGCGATTTCGCCAAAAAGCTCGTCGCCTACTCCGACGCCAACGCCGGCTTCTTCACGCTCGCCGACCTCAAAAACCATCGCTGCGAAATCGCCGATCCGATCTGGACCACCTATCGCGGCGTCACCGTCACCGAGCAGCCTCCCGTCTCGCAGGGCCACCTGCTGCTCCAGATGCTCAACATGATCGAAGGGTTCGACATGGCCGCGCTGGATCCCGAAGGCGCGGAAGCCGTGCACCGGATGGCGGAAGCCAAGAAACTCGCCTTCGCCGACCGCCTCGCCTACATGGGAGACGTTCCCGATACGCCCTTAGAGACATTGATCTCCAAGGCGTACGCCGAGCGTCGGCGGGACCGCATCAACCCCAAGGCCGCCGCCGCGCGCTTCACCGCCGGCCGCCTGGGCGATCCAGCCAACTATGGCACGGACACCACGTCGTTCTGCGTGATCGACGAGCACGGCAACGCCGTCACCATGATCCAGAGCATCTTCCACCCCTACGGCTCCGGCGTCGTGATCCCCGGCACGGGTGTCCTGATGAATAATCGGATGACCGGCTTCAGCCTGGAGCCGAGCCATCCCAACGCGCTCGCCCCCGGCAAGCGCCCGATGCACACGCTGAACACCTACATGCTCCTGAAGGACAACGATCTGTGGGGAATCGGCGGGACACCCGGCGGCGACTTCCAGGTCCAGACAAACCTGCAAGTCATCTCCCAGATCATCGACCACGGCCGCGATCCCCAGGAAGCCATCGAAAGCCCCAAATGGCGCGTCGCCGACGACGGCCCCGGCCTCACCGTCGAACCCAGCCTGCCTCTCGACGCCTGCTACTCCCTGCGAAAACTCGGCCACGACCTCACCGTCGGCGCCCCCTGGTCCGGCTCCTGCGCCTCCCAGGTCATCCTCAAAGACCTCGAAAACGACGTCCTCCTCGGCGGCAGCGACCCAAGAGTCGAAGGGCTGGCGCTCGGGTACTAA
- a CDS encoding fumarylacetoacetate hydrolase family protein, with amino-acid sequence MKFVCYKEFDDPLEPTYPGIMYKGKILPLARVVAVAEAVHPRSLNLPEDLNHLVALLPTYVEAVKELEKGKILDQIWQELGVSPVAPLPRPNRILAIGRNYADHAAEQDADVPIEPIVFLKASSSVIGPEAEIVLPEGVGRVDYEGELAVVIGKSGKNIAERDAMGYVVGYTLFNDVTARDEQKRAFAQSLPWFLSKSYDTFGPMGPCLVTADEIRNPHNLEITTTLNGIVKQQANTSQMLFTIPQLIAFISKRIALEPGDVIITGTPSGIGPIHAGDLVEVRIPEIGSLSNNVVNEGE; translated from the coding sequence TTGAAATTCGTCTGTTATAAAGAATTTGACGATCCGCTGGAACCCACCTATCCAGGGATCATGTACAAGGGCAAGATCCTGCCGCTGGCGCGCGTCGTCGCCGTGGCGGAGGCCGTCCATCCGCGCAGCCTGAACCTTCCCGAGGATCTCAACCATCTGGTCGCCCTGCTGCCCACGTACGTGGAAGCCGTGAAGGAGCTGGAGAAGGGCAAGATCCTGGACCAGATCTGGCAGGAGCTGGGCGTATCGCCCGTCGCTCCCCTGCCCCGGCCCAACCGCATTCTGGCGATCGGGCGCAACTACGCCGACCACGCCGCCGAGCAGGACGCCGACGTTCCCATCGAACCGATCGTCTTTTTGAAGGCCAGCAGCAGCGTCATCGGCCCCGAGGCGGAGATCGTGCTTCCCGAGGGCGTCGGGCGCGTGGATTATGAGGGCGAGCTCGCCGTGGTCATCGGCAAGTCCGGCAAGAACATCGCCGAGCGCGACGCGATGGGATATGTCGTCGGCTATACGCTGTTCAACGATGTTACCGCGCGCGACGAGCAGAAGCGCGCCTTCGCGCAGTCCCTGCCGTGGTTCCTCTCCAAGAGCTACGACACCTTTGGCCCGATGGGCCCGTGTCTGGTGACGGCCGACGAGATCCGCAACCCGCACAACCTGGAGATTACGACCACGCTCAACGGCATCGTCAAGCAGCAGGCGAACACCTCGCAGATGCTCTTCACGATCCCGCAGCTCATCGCCTTCATCTCCAAGCGGATCGCGCTGGAGCCCGGCGACGTGATCATCACCGGCACCCCCTCCGGCATCGGGCCGATCCACGCCGGCGACCTGGTCGAAGTGCGCATTCCCGAAATTGGCTCGCTCTCCAATAACGTCGTCAACGAGGGCGAATAA
- a CDS encoding LacI family DNA-binding transcriptional regulator, protein MPVTSKDIAEKLGLSQPTVSRILSGTQGYRASTETRRRVLETAREMGYRPNAIARSLRGRRTDIVGFHTGYNYMSVRDAYMAAVLGGLQRVCDAQRVDILLLGVFHGRNTDDIYGELVNGRIDGLFLHTSAEDPLVAQLAQSALPVVSISDAIPQLPSVVADDTDGIRQTVEYLWSRGHRRIAYIAPERHMISVDRRVETFREEMAKRGVQNATVIHREFTYGDASEDDGNLDQTLETLLALPETPTAACCWNDACAMHLLRSCSKRGLRAPDDLAVMGFDGSLDQNLMMQTLTTIAVPWDTLAARALEVLRAQIQGVEVPRETIVPVTLLRGETA, encoded by the coding sequence ATGCCGGTTACGTCGAAGGATATCGCGGAAAAGCTGGGATTGTCGCAGCCGACGGTCTCACGAATACTGAGCGGAACGCAGGGCTACCGGGCATCCACCGAAACACGCCGCCGCGTGCTGGAAACGGCGCGAGAGATGGGCTACCGTCCGAACGCCATCGCCCGCTCCCTGCGCGGACGCCGCACGGATATCGTCGGCTTCCACACCGGCTACAACTATATGAGCGTGCGCGACGCCTATATGGCGGCGGTGCTCGGCGGCCTCCAGCGGGTATGCGACGCCCAGCGGGTGGATATCCTGCTGCTCGGCGTCTTCCACGGACGCAACACCGACGATATCTACGGCGAACTGGTCAACGGGCGGATCGACGGCCTGTTTCTGCACACCAGCGCCGAGGATCCCCTGGTCGCGCAGCTCGCGCAGTCGGCGCTGCCTGTCGTCTCGATCTCTGACGCCATTCCCCAGCTCCCAAGCGTCGTCGCCGACGACACCGACGGGATCCGCCAGACCGTGGAGTATCTCTGGTCGCGCGGCCACCGGCGCATCGCCTATATCGCTCCGGAGCGCCATATGATCTCCGTGGACCGGCGCGTGGAGACATTCCGCGAAGAGATGGCGAAGCGCGGCGTCCAGAACGCCACCGTCATCCACCGCGAGTTTACTTACGGCGACGCCTCGGAAGACGACGGCAACCTCGATCAAACACTCGAAACCCTGCTGGCGCTGCCGGAGACGCCCACCGCCGCCTGCTGCTGGAACGACGCCTGCGCGATGCACCTGCTGCGCTCCTGCTCCAAACGCGGCCTGCGCGCCCCGGACGACCTCGCGGTCATGGGCTTCGACGGCAGCCTCGACCAGAACCTGATGATGCAGACCCTGACGACCATCGCCGTCCCGTGGGACACGCTCGCCGCCCGCGCGCTCGAAGTCCTGCGCGCCCAGATACAAGGCGTCGAAGTCCCGCGCGAAACCATCGTCCCCGTCACCCTCCTGCGCGGCGAGACGGCGTAA